From one Planktothrix agardhii NIES-204 genomic stretch:
- a CDS encoding putative arsenical pump-driving ATPase — protein MRVILMTGKGGVGKTSVAAATGLRCAELGHKTLVLSTDPAHSLADSFDMPLGHEPRLVRPNLWGAELDALMELEGNWGAVKRYISQVLQAQGLDGVQAEELAILPGMDEIFGLVRMKRHYDEKDFEVLIIDSAPTGTALRLLSLPEVGGWYMRKFYKPLQGMSVALRPLFEPIFRPLTGFSLPDKEVMDAPYEFYEKIEALEKVLTDNMQTSVRLVTNPEKMVIKESLRAHAYLSLYNVSTDLVIANRIIPEEVTDPFFQKWKENQKQYRQEIHDNFRPLPVKEVPLFSEELCGFKALERLKEVLYKDEDPSQVYYKENTLRVVVDNNEYTLELYLPGIPKEQVQLNKTGDELNIRIGNHRRNLVLPQALAMLQPSGAKMEDDYLKIKFANGLKV, from the coding sequence ATGCGCGTAATTTTAATGACGGGTAAAGGTGGCGTGGGTAAAACCTCCGTTGCGGCGGCAACAGGCTTACGCTGTGCGGAGTTGGGGCATAAAACCCTGGTATTGAGTACCGACCCCGCCCACTCCCTCGCTGATAGCTTTGATATGCCTTTGGGACACGAACCCCGTCTCGTCCGACCTAACCTGTGGGGGGCAGAATTAGATGCCCTGATGGAACTTGAAGGCAACTGGGGGGCGGTGAAACGCTATATTAGTCAGGTATTACAGGCGCAAGGACTTGATGGAGTTCAAGCGGAAGAACTGGCCATCTTACCCGGCATGGACGAAATTTTCGGTCTGGTGCGGATGAAACGCCATTATGATGAAAAAGATTTTGAAGTTTTAATTATTGATTCAGCCCCAACGGGAACAGCGTTAAGACTGTTAAGTTTACCTGAAGTGGGGGGTTGGTATATGAGAAAATTTTATAAACCGTTACAAGGAATGTCGGTGGCGTTGCGTCCTCTATTTGAACCGATTTTTAGACCTTTGACCGGGTTTTCTTTACCTGATAAAGAAGTTATGGATGCACCTTATGAATTTTATGAAAAAATTGAAGCTTTAGAAAAGGTTTTAACCGATAATATGCAAACCTCGGTACGTTTAGTTACCAACCCGGAAAAAATGGTAATTAAAGAATCTTTACGCGCCCATGCCTATTTAAGTTTGTATAATGTTTCTACGGATTTAGTGATCGCAAATCGGATTATTCCTGAAGAAGTGACTGATCCATTTTTCCAAAAATGGAAAGAAAATCAGAAACAATATCGTCAAGAAATTCATGATAACTTTAGACCCTTACCTGTTAAGGAAGTGCCGTTATTTTCTGAGGAGTTGTGTGGGTTTAAAGCCTTAGAAAGATTAAAAGAAGTGCTATATAAAGATGAAGATCCTAGTCAGGTTTACTATAAGGAAAATACACTTCGCGTGGTGGTAGACAATAATGAATATACGCTAGAATTGTATTTACCAGGAATTCCTAAAGAGCAGGTTCAATTAAATAAAACCGGAGACGAACTCAATATTAGAATTGGTAATCATCGCCGGAATTTAGTTTTACCCCAAGCTTTAGCTATGTTGCAACCTTCTGGGGCAAAAATGGAAGATGATTATTTGAAAATCAAGTTTGCCAATGGACTGAAAGTGTAA
- the ndk gene encoding nucleoside diphosphate kinase: protein MERTFIAIKPDGVQRGLVGEIIGRFEAKGFTLVGLKLIIASQELAERHYDIHKERPFFKDLVSFITSGPLVAMVWEGDGVVASARRIIGATNPLTAEPGTIRGDFAVSIGRNIIHGSDAIETAQREISLWFTDAELANWESTMKPWLVE, encoded by the coding sequence TTGGAACGGACATTTATTGCAATTAAACCCGATGGCGTACAGCGCGGACTCGTAGGGGAAATTATTGGGCGCTTTGAAGCCAAAGGTTTTACCCTCGTTGGCTTGAAGTTAATCATTGCCAGTCAGGAGTTAGCCGAACGCCACTATGATATCCACAAAGAAAGACCCTTTTTCAAGGATTTAGTGTCTTTTATTACCTCTGGCCCCTTAGTGGCTATGGTCTGGGAAGGAGATGGCGTTGTGGCTTCTGCTCGTAGAATTATTGGAGCAACCAACCCCTTAACCGCCGAACCGGGTACAATTCGGGGTGATTTTGCCGTAAGTATTGGCCGTAATATTATTCATGGTTCCGATGCCATTGAAACCGCACAACGGGAAATTAGCCTTTGGTTTACCGATGCTGAATTAGCCAATTGGGAATCAACTATGAAACCCTGGTTGGTCGAGTAG
- a CDS encoding arginine decarboxylase, which translates to MDVNALAPKPQTPEVVTESPQVTMKKTWTVEDSEKLYRIQGWGDPYFSINAAGNITVSPKANRGGSLDLLKLVESLKSRNIELPLLIRFPDILEDRIERLNACFAKAIARYSYTGVYRGVYPVKCNQERHLLEDLVRFGQPYNFGLEAGSKPELLIALALLKNSNSLLICNGYKDQEYIDTAILAQRLGQTAIIVLEQIEEVNLVIAASQQLGIRPIVGVRAKLSTRGMGRWGGSTGDRAKFGLTIPEIMDVVEKLKKAEMLDSLQLLHFHIGSQISSISVIKDALQEASQIYVELAKLGANMKYLDVGGGLGVDYDGSKTNFHASKNYNMQNYANDVVAEVKEACEERKLPVPTLISESGRAIASHQSVLVFDVLGSSDIPIDEPPVITEKDHLILRNLDNTYQSINQDNYQEAYHDATQFKGEAISLFGFGYLSLSDRAKAEKIHWACCRKILEIVRNSDYIPDELEDLEKIMASIYYVNLSVFKSAPDTWAIDQLFPIMPIHRLDEEPTKRATLADLTCDSDGKIDQFIDLRDVKYVLELHSLEQSEDLSQNPNQKQPYYLGMFLAGAYQEIMGNLHNLFGDTNVVHIKLTPQGYQIEAVIKGDTMQEVLGYVQYDTEDLIESIRRQTEQALEQKRISLEESQLLLQNYERSLRRYTYLH; encoded by the coding sequence ATGGATGTCAATGCACTCGCCCCTAAACCCCAGACACCAGAGGTTGTAACGGAGTCCCCCCAGGTCACGATGAAAAAGACCTGGACAGTTGAAGATAGCGAAAAACTCTATCGCATCCAGGGATGGGGTGATCCTTATTTTTCGATTAATGCTGCGGGTAATATTACGGTGTCCCCGAAAGCGAACCGAGGGGGATCTTTAGATTTATTAAAATTAGTCGAATCCCTGAAAAGTCGCAATATTGAGTTACCTTTATTAATCCGTTTTCCTGATATTCTTGAAGACCGAATTGAACGATTAAATGCTTGTTTTGCAAAGGCGATCGCCCGTTATAGTTATACAGGGGTTTATCGGGGGGTTTATCCGGTTAAATGTAATCAAGAACGGCATTTACTTGAAGATTTAGTCCGGTTTGGTCAACCCTATAATTTTGGCTTAGAAGCGGGATCAAAGCCTGAATTATTAATTGCTTTAGCCCTATTGAAAAATTCCAATTCTCTATTAATTTGTAATGGCTATAAAGACCAGGAATATATTGATACTGCCATTTTAGCCCAACGCTTGGGACAGACCGCGATTATTGTTTTAGAACAAATTGAAGAAGTGAATTTAGTCATCGCTGCGAGTCAACAATTAGGCATTCGTCCGATTGTGGGAGTCCGGGCTAAATTGAGTACCAGGGGAATGGGACGTTGGGGCGGTTCAACGGGCGATCGGGCTAAATTTGGCTTAACTATTCCTGAAATTATGGACGTGGTTGAAAAGCTGAAAAAAGCAGAAATGCTAGACAGTTTACAACTGTTACATTTTCATATTGGTTCTCAAATTTCTTCGATTAGTGTGATTAAAGATGCCCTGCAAGAAGCTAGTCAAATTTATGTGGAATTGGCGAAACTAGGAGCAAATATGAAATATTTGGATGTGGGGGGCGGTTTAGGTGTCGATTATGACGGGTCTAAAACCAATTTCCACGCCTCTAAAAACTACAATATGCAGAATTATGCTAATGATGTTGTTGCCGAGGTTAAGGAGGCTTGTGAGGAGCGAAAATTACCAGTTCCCACATTAATTAGTGAAAGTGGACGGGCGATCGCTTCCCATCAATCGGTGTTAGTATTTGATGTGTTAGGGAGTAGTGATATTCCCATAGATGAACCCCCGGTGATTACCGAAAAAGATCATCTAATTTTAAGGAATTTGGATAACACTTATCAATCTATTAATCAAGATAACTACCAAGAAGCCTATCACGATGCTACCCAATTTAAAGGGGAAGCAATTAGTTTATTTGGATTTGGTTATTTAAGTTTAAGCGATCGCGCCAAAGCTGAAAAAATTCATTGGGCTTGTTGTCGGAAAATCTTAGAAATTGTCAGAAATTCCGATTATATTCCCGATGAATTAGAAGACTTAGAAAAGATTATGGCTTCGATTTATTATGTCAATCTTTCGGTGTTCAAATCTGCCCCCGATACCTGGGCAATTGATCAATTATTCCCAATTATGCCGATTCATAGATTAGATGAAGAACCGACAAAACGGGCAACTTTAGCGGATTTAACCTGTGATAGTGATGGCAAAATTGATCAGTTTATTGATTTACGAGATGTGAAATATGTTTTAGAATTACATTCTTTAGAACAGAGTGAAGATTTATCTCAAAATCCCAATCAAAAACAACCCTATTATTTGGGAATGTTTTTAGCGGGTGCTTACCAAGAAATTATGGGAAATCTGCATAATTTATTTGGGGATACGAATGTAGTTCATATTAAACTTACTCCTCAAGGATATCAAATTGAAGCGGTGATTAAGGGAGATACTATGCAGGAAGTTTTGGGTTATGTTCAGTATGATACGGAGGATTTAATTGAAAGTATTCGTCGCCAAACCGAACAGGCGTTAGAACAAAAACGGATTAGTTTAGAAGAATCTCAACTGCTATTACAAAACTACGAACGCAGTTTGCGGCGTTATACCTACCTCCATTAA
- the ociC gene encoding McnE protein produces the protein MKTVEFLSYLKGLNIKLWLEEEKLRYQAPKGAMTTEIKAAIAAQKTEILDFLKAAQIPTNTVELEIIPVSRDQDLPLSFAQQRLWFLHQLSPDSHSYNLLEALRLEGNLNLFALEQSLSELIRRHEVLRTTFPMVEGQPIQRIAPPSPVSLPLEDLQVLSTEKQTERLREIAIALSLKPFDLAGEPLAQFTLFKLSSQEYVLLLKMHHIIYDGWSLSIFFGELSQLYAAFVQGLPSPLAELSIQYADFSVWQRQWLTGEVLERQLNYWREQLTDAPTILELPTDYPRPPIPSFRGDGAIFRLDRGLTQRLKQLSQESGATLFMTLLAAFFVLISRYSGQLDVLVGSPIANRNSSAIEKLMGFFANTLALRGDLSGNPSFLVLLERVKQTTLSAYAHQDLPFEMLVERLQLDRDLSRNPLVQVMFSLQNTPQSEGSLSGLKIENLPLPIDTKARFDLEVNFWEVSDSLEAAWCYSTDLFTAGTITQMGQHFQNLLTAIAADPSLVIFELPMLSDAECHQLLVSWNETQTDYPQDKCIHQLFEEQVKHNPDSVAVVFEGQQLTYSELNSRANQLAHYLKSLGVETDELVAICIERSLEMIVGLLGILKAGGAYVPIDPDYPLERISFMLQDTQVKILLTQQSLLPSLPNHQAIIVCLDKDWKQINQENLNSAVSADNLAYIIYTSGSTGTPKGVVVTHQAVNRLILNTNYIQFTPDDCVVQASNIAFDAATFEIWGALLNGAKIIILPKSVLLSPQEFALSLKENQISVLFLTTALFNQLANLVPQAFNNLRCLLFGGEAVDPKWVQEVRSKGAPQRLLHVYGPTENTTFSSWYLVENLPSTATTIPIGKAIANTQIYLLDKNLQPVPVGVVGELHIGGAGLARGYLNRPELTQEKFIPNPFSNYPDSRLYKTGDLARYLPDGNIEYIGRIDNQVKIRGFRVELGEIEAVISQNEDIQSVCVIVREDNPGDKRLVAYIVPKLGVTMTSEDFRQFLTHKLPGYMVPSAFVMLEFLPLTANGKIDRRALKAPSNTSDSDRFIEARSQLELSLVQIWSKVLKIDKIGVRDNFFDLGGHSLLAPYLTTQIKEQFGKEIALTALFQNPTIEQLATIIQSDSDNSSESCLVPIQPNGSKPPFFCVPGAGGRPFYFYHLGRYLGKDQPFYSFENDLYQQFGAITQIEAIASIYIQAMQDLQPQGPYFLGGHSYGGNVVFEMAQQLVQQGQKVALLAIIDSSAPTYKDKQMLLDYINWDHARWLAEVSKGIEVYLDKTVDISYKTLQSLTVEEQLKYVLNFFKMANMLPPNAKTTQLENIVQAYKTSCLCLVDYLPKQIYPNKITILRANEDLPDDPNRDLVAECSEDLSLGWSEFSSEAVDIHYVLGNHITIMAEPHVQVLAEQLKVCINAKYSNPHSADMGQIFH, from the coding sequence ATGAAAACAGTCGAATTTTTATCTTATTTGAAGGGTTTAAATATTAAACTGTGGCTTGAGGAAGAAAAACTCCGTTATCAAGCTCCCAAAGGAGCCATGACGACGGAAATTAAAGCGGCGATCGCGGCTCAAAAAACTGAAATTCTGGACTTTTTAAAAGCAGCACAAATCCCTACTAATACTGTTGAGTTAGAGATTATTCCTGTGTCACGGGATCAGGATTTACCCCTCTCTTTTGCTCAACAGCGACTCTGGTTTCTACACCAACTTTCCCCCGATAGTCATTCCTATAATTTGTTGGAAGCTCTACGGTTAGAAGGAAACCTGAATCTGTTTGCTTTAGAACAGAGCCTCAGCGAACTGATTCGCCGTCACGAAGTTTTAAGAACCACTTTTCCGATGGTAGAAGGGCAACCCATTCAGCGCATTGCTCCCCCTTCCCCCGTTAGTTTACCTCTTGAAGATTTACAGGTTTTATCAACAGAAAAACAAACAGAACGTCTGCGGGAAATTGCGATCGCCCTCTCCTTAAAACCCTTCGATCTGGCGGGGGAACCTTTGGCACAATTTACTTTGTTTAAACTCAGTTCCCAAGAGTATGTATTGCTGTTGAAGATGCACCATATTATTTACGATGGTTGGTCTTTGAGCATCTTTTTCGGTGAATTATCTCAACTTTATGCGGCTTTTGTCCAGGGTTTGCCTTCCCCTCTCGCTGAATTATCTATCCAGTACGCCGATTTTTCTGTGTGGCAACGTCAATGGCTCACAGGTGAAGTCTTGGAGCGTCAACTTAATTACTGGCGAGAACAGTTGACAGATGCGCCGACTATCTTAGAACTGCCGACGGATTATCCCCGTCCCCCCATTCCTAGTTTCCGAGGTGATGGGGCGATTTTTCGACTAGATCGAGGCTTAACCCAACGTCTTAAACAGTTAAGCCAGGAGTCAGGAGCAACCCTATTTATGACTTTACTGGCGGCTTTTTTTGTTCTAATTTCTCGTTATAGTGGTCAATTAGATGTATTGGTGGGTTCTCCGATCGCTAATCGCAATAGTTCCGCGATCGAGAAATTGATGGGCTTTTTTGCGAATACGTTGGCTTTAAGGGGCGATCTATCGGGAAATCCCAGTTTTCTGGTGTTATTAGAACGAGTAAAGCAAACGACCCTATCAGCCTATGCTCATCAAGATTTGCCCTTTGAAATGTTAGTAGAAAGGTTACAATTAGACCGTGATTTAAGCCGTAATCCTTTGGTACAGGTGATGTTTTCTCTGCAAAATACTCCCCAGTCGGAGGGCAGTTTGTCGGGCTTAAAAATAGAGAATTTGCCTTTACCGATTGATACTAAGGCTCGATTTGATTTAGAAGTCAATTTTTGGGAAGTTTCTGATAGTTTAGAGGCGGCTTGGTGCTACAGCACGGATTTATTTACTGCTGGCACTATTACCCAAATGGGTCAACATTTTCAAAATCTCTTAACCGCGATCGCCGCTGATCCCAGCCTGGTAATTTTTGAATTACCGATGTTGAGTGATGCAGAATGTCATCAACTATTGGTATCCTGGAACGAAACTCAAACAGATTATCCCCAGGATAAATGTATTCATCAATTATTTGAAGAACAGGTAAAACACAACCCCGACTCTGTAGCAGTAGTTTTTGAAGGTCAACAATTAACCTATTCAGAATTAAATAGTCGTGCTAATCAATTAGCCCATTACCTAAAATCTTTAGGGGTAGAAACTGACGAGCTAGTGGCGATTTGTATAGAACGTTCTTTAGAAATGATTGTGGGATTGTTGGGGATATTAAAAGCAGGAGGTGCTTATGTTCCCATTGACCCAGATTATCCCCTGGAACGCATTAGCTTCATGCTCCAAGACACTCAGGTTAAAATACTGTTAACTCAGCAATCTTTGCTTCCTTCCCTGCCGAATCATCAGGCTATTATTGTCTGTTTAGACAAAGATTGGAAACAAATTAATCAAGAGAATCTTAACAGCGCGGTTTCTGCGGATAATTTAGCATACATCATTTATACTTCTGGTTCTACGGGAACTCCCAAGGGGGTTGTCGTCACTCATCAAGCAGTTAATCGCCTGATATTAAATACCAATTACATCCAGTTCACTCCTGATGACTGCGTTGTTCAGGCTTCCAATATTGCTTTTGATGCTGCCACCTTTGAAATTTGGGGGGCTTTGCTTAACGGGGCTAAGATTATTATTCTCCCTAAATCAGTTTTGCTCTCACCCCAAGAGTTTGCCCTAAGTTTAAAGGAAAACCAGATTAGTGTCTTATTTTTAACGACAGCCCTATTCAATCAGTTAGCCAATTTAGTTCCGCAAGCTTTTAATAATTTACGATGCTTACTTTTTGGGGGTGAAGCAGTTGATCCTAAATGGGTACAAGAGGTACGATCGAAAGGTGCGCCGCAACGGTTGCTTCATGTCTATGGGCCAACGGAAAATACGACGTTTTCTTCTTGGTATTTAGTGGAGAACTTACCTTCTACAGCGACAACTATTCCCATTGGTAAGGCGATCGCAAATACCCAAATCTATTTGCTAGATAAAAACCTGCAACCCGTTCCCGTTGGTGTAGTAGGAGAATTACATATTGGTGGTGCAGGATTAGCCAGAGGTTATCTTAACCGTCCCGAATTAACACAAGAAAAATTTATTCCTAATCCTTTTAGTAATTACCCAGATTCTCGTCTTTATAAAACGGGAGATTTAGCTCGCTATTTGCCTGATGGTAATATTGAATATATCGGGCGGATTGACAATCAGGTGAAAATTCGCGGTTTTCGCGTTGAATTGGGGGAAATTGAGGCTGTAATCAGTCAAAATGAAGATATACAGTCGGTTTGTGTGATTGTTCGTGAAGACAATCCAGGAGACAAGCGGTTAGTTGCTTACATTGTGCCAAAGCTAGGGGTGACAATGACAAGCGAAGATTTCCGTCAGTTCCTGACCCATAAATTGCCTGGCTACATGGTTCCGAGTGCTTTTGTGATGCTGGAATTTTTGCCCTTAACAGCTAACGGAAAAATTGATCGCCGTGCGTTAAAGGCTCCTAGTAACACCAGTGATTCAGACAGATTCATTGAGGCGCGTAGTCAGCTAGAATTAAGCCTAGTACAAATCTGGTCAAAAGTTTTAAAAATTGACAAAATTGGCGTTCGGGATAACTTTTTTGACCTTGGTGGTCACTCCCTTTTGGCTCCCTATTTAACGACCCAAATTAAGGAACAGTTTGGCAAAGAAATTGCCTTAACAGCACTGTTTCAAAACCCCACTATTGAACAATTAGCAACCATTATCCAAAGCGATTCAGATAACTCTAGTGAGTCTTGTTTAGTCCCCATTCAACCCAATGGTTCCAAGCCGCCTTTCTTCTGTGTTCCAGGGGCGGGAGGACGACCCTTTTATTTTTACCATCTAGGACGTTATTTAGGAAAAGATCAGCCTTTTTATAGTTTTGAAAATGATCTCTATCAACAGTTTGGAGCAATTACTCAGATTGAGGCGATCGCTAGTATTTATATTCAAGCCATGCAAGATTTACAGCCCCAAGGCCCTTACTTTTTAGGGGGACATTCCTATGGGGGAAATGTGGTTTTTGAAATGGCTCAACAGTTAGTTCAGCAGGGTCAAAAAGTGGCATTACTAGCCATAATTGATTCCTCAGCCCCAACTTATAAAGATAAGCAAATGTTGCTTGATTATATCAATTGGGATCATGCGAGATGGTTAGCGGAAGTGAGCAAAGGTATAGAAGTTTATTTAGATAAAACTGTAGATATTTCCTATAAAACCCTTCAATCCTTGACTGTGGAGGAACAATTAAAATACGTTTTAAACTTTTTTAAAATGGCGAATATGCTTCCTCCTAATGCGAAAACTACACAACTTGAAAATATTGTACAAGCCTATAAAACTAGCTGTTTATGTTTAGTTGATTATCTCCCTAAACAAATTTATCCCAACAAAATTACGATTCTACGCGCTAACGAGGATTTACCCGATGATCCCAATCGTGATTTAGTGGCTGAGTGTTCCGAGGATTTATCCCTCGGCTGGAGTGAGTTTTCTTCGGAAGCAGTGGATATTCATTATGTGTTAGGTAATCATATCACAATTATGGCGGAACCCCATGTTCAAGTGTTAGCCGAACAGTTAAAAGTTTGCATCAATGCCAAATATTCAAACCCACATTCCGCAGATATGGGTCAAATTTTCCACTGA